From Streptomyces qinzhouensis, one genomic window encodes:
- a CDS encoding DNA-binding protein — MVSKRLKIKAKSEGTLVLDAQGLSLHVDGDEGMRARIEVAQQSGRRVALSALTPLEVRRTGEAAKRLRFLLSRFDVKPVDDAVTEAAAKLLDAAGLDGHECLVDALVVATAALCTPPVLLVTSDRSHIPALCKAAEELPGAPKVKIVNV, encoded by the coding sequence GTGGTAAGCAAGCGTCTCAAGATCAAAGCCAAGAGTGAGGGCACCCTCGTCCTGGACGCCCAGGGGCTTTCGCTGCATGTCGACGGCGACGAGGGAATGCGGGCGCGCATCGAGGTCGCTCAGCAGAGCGGCCGGCGCGTGGCGCTGTCCGCGCTGACGCCCTTGGAAGTACGCCGAACCGGGGAGGCTGCCAAGCGGCTCCGGTTCCTGTTGTCCCGGTTCGATGTGAAACCGGTCGATGACGCGGTGACGGAGGCCGCGGCAAAGCTGCTCGACGCCGCGGGCCTTGACGGGCACGAATGCCTTGTGGACGCGCTCGTGGTGGCCACGGCGGCGCTCTGCACTCCCCCGGTACTGCTCGTCACATCAGACAGATCGCATATCCCGGCGCTGTGCAAGGCCGCCGAGGAACTTCCGGGCGCGCCGAAGGTGAAGATCGTCAACGTCTGA
- the nuoE gene encoding NADH-quinone oxidoreductase subunit NuoE, translated as MTAQSSNPGVQLGMPQLPAPDYPAEVRARLETDAQEIIARYPDSRSALLPLLHLVQSEEGYVSRTGMRFCADTLDLTTAEVTAVATFYSMYRRRPSGDYQVGVCTNTLCAVMGGDAIFETLKEHLGVGNNETTEDGAVTLEHIECNAACDFAPVVMVNWEFFDNQTPESAKRLVDDLRAGLPVEPTRGAPLCSFKDTARILAGFPDERPGAVEATGGAGPASLIGLRLAKGEGLPARVVAPRPGGTDPSASGPAQPPAGPATEEGE; from the coding sequence ATGACGGCCCAGTCGTCGAACCCGGGGGTGCAGCTCGGGATGCCCCAGCTCCCCGCACCCGACTACCCCGCCGAGGTCCGCGCCCGGCTGGAGACGGACGCCCAGGAGATCATCGCCCGCTATCCCGACTCCCGCTCGGCCCTGCTGCCGCTGCTGCATCTGGTGCAGTCCGAGGAGGGGTACGTCAGCCGGACCGGGATGCGGTTCTGCGCCGACACCCTGGACCTGACCACCGCCGAGGTCACCGCGGTCGCCACCTTCTACTCCATGTACCGGCGCCGGCCCTCCGGCGACTACCAGGTCGGTGTCTGCACCAACACGCTCTGCGCGGTGATGGGCGGGGACGCCATCTTCGAGACGCTCAAGGAGCATCTCGGCGTCGGCAACAACGAGACCACCGAGGACGGCGCGGTCACGCTGGAGCACATCGAGTGCAACGCGGCCTGCGACTTCGCGCCCGTCGTGATGGTCAACTGGGAGTTCTTCGACAACCAGACCCCCGAGTCCGCCAAACGGCTCGTCGACGATCTGCGCGCCGGACTCCCCGTCGAACCCACCCGCGGCGCCCCGCTCTGCTCCTTCAAGGACACCGCGCGGATCCTCGCCGGCTTCCCCGACGAGCGCCCCGGAGCGGTCGAGGCCACCGGCGGCGCCGGACCGGCCTCCCTGATCGGGCTCCGGCTCGCCAAGGGCGAGGGGCTGCCCGCCAGGGTGGTCGCCCCCCGGCCCGGCGGCACCGACCCGTCCGCCTCCGGCCCGGCACAGCCCCCCGCCGGTCCGGCTACCGAGGAGGGGGAGTGA
- a CDS encoding C40 family peptidase, whose amino-acid sequence MPHTAHIPSHRKPRQRSAPVVALRAGVAGGVLSTIAVAGAAGTANAAPVTETMEMPAFDVASSLSHVVEQSTATSQQVVLDQQLQSSEKNSAVEASKAAKTAKAEALRKAEAEKAEAKKRAEEERASRDAARTTLSSSSSSGDKAPSSSTKASGSVGAVISFLKAQVGDAYVLGATGPNSWDCSSLVRAAFRQVNIELPRIAADQSRAGTEVGTDNLKVGDILYWGAKGNAYHTGVYIGDGKYLDAANPRKGVVIQDLSGYPATGAVRVL is encoded by the coding sequence ATGCCCCACACCGCTCACATACCCAGCCACCGCAAGCCCCGCCAGCGCAGCGCCCCCGTCGTCGCGCTCCGGGCGGGGGTTGCCGGTGGCGTCCTCAGCACCATCGCCGTGGCCGGTGCGGCCGGGACGGCCAACGCCGCCCCGGTGACCGAGACCATGGAGATGCCCGCCTTCGACGTGGCGTCGTCCCTCTCCCACGTCGTCGAGCAGTCCACCGCGACCTCCCAGCAGGTCGTACTCGACCAGCAGTTGCAGTCCAGCGAGAAGAACTCGGCGGTCGAGGCTTCCAAGGCGGCGAAGACGGCCAAGGCCGAGGCGCTGCGCAAGGCGGAGGCCGAGAAGGCCGAGGCGAAGAAGCGCGCCGAGGAGGAGCGGGCCTCGCGCGACGCCGCCCGTACGACCCTCTCCTCGTCCTCCTCGTCCGGTGACAAGGCTCCCTCGTCCTCCACGAAGGCCTCGGGCTCCGTCGGCGCCGTCATCAGCTTCCTCAAGGCGCAGGTCGGCGACGCCTATGTGCTCGGCGCCACCGGTCCCAACTCCTGGGACTGCTCCAGCCTGGTGCGGGCCGCGTTCCGCCAGGTCAACATCGAGCTGCCGCGTATCGCCGCGGACCAGTCGAGGGCCGGCACCGAGGTGGGTACGGACAACCTCAAGGTCGGCGACATCCTCTACTGGGGTGCCAAGGGCAACGCGTACCACACCGGTGTCTACATCGGCGACGGCAAGTACCTCGACGCGGCCAACCCCCGTAAGGGCGTCGTCATCCAGGATCTCTCGGGCTACCCGGCGACCGGAGCGGTCCGGGTGCTCTGA
- a CDS encoding NADH-quinone oxidoreductase subunit D, which translates to MSTSSAASSAARETTEGPVYTVTGGDWDEVVESAAKADDERIVVNMGPQHPSTHGVLRLILEIDGETVTEARCGIGYLHTGIEKNLEFRTWTQGTTFVTRMDYLTPFFNETAYCLAVEKLLGIEEQIPERADVIRVLLMELNRISSHLVCIATGGMELGATTIMIYGFRDRELVLDLYELITGLRMNHAFIRPGGLAQDLPPGAVDQLREFVKTMRKNLPEYDALATGNPIFKARMQDVGHLDLTGCMALGATGPILRAAGLAHDLRKTDPYCGYETYEFDVPTADTCDSYGRFLIRLEEMRQSLRIIEQCIDRLAPGPVMVADKKIAWPAQLALGPDGLGNSLDHIKNIMGTSMEALIHHFKLVTEGFRVPPGQAYAAVESPKGELGAHVVSDGGTRPYRVHFRDPSFTNLQSMAAMCEGGQVADVIVAVASIDPVMGGVDR; encoded by the coding sequence GTGAGCACATCCTCAGCCGCCTCGTCCGCCGCGCGCGAGACCACCGAGGGTCCGGTCTACACCGTTACCGGCGGCGACTGGGACGAGGTCGTCGAGTCCGCGGCCAAGGCCGACGACGAGCGGATCGTCGTCAATATGGGCCCGCAGCACCCCTCCACCCACGGAGTGCTCCGGCTGATCCTGGAGATCGACGGCGAGACCGTCACCGAGGCCCGCTGCGGTATCGGCTACCTCCACACCGGCATCGAGAAGAACCTCGAGTTCCGCACCTGGACGCAGGGCACCACCTTCGTCACGCGCATGGACTATCTGACGCCGTTCTTCAACGAGACGGCGTACTGCCTGGCCGTGGAGAAACTCCTCGGTATCGAGGAGCAGATCCCCGAGCGCGCCGATGTCATCCGGGTCCTGCTGATGGAGCTGAACCGGATCTCCTCCCATCTGGTGTGCATCGCCACCGGAGGTATGGAGCTCGGCGCCACCACGATCATGATCTACGGGTTCCGGGACCGTGAACTGGTCCTCGACCTCTATGAGCTGATCACCGGCCTGCGGATGAACCATGCCTTCATCCGCCCCGGCGGACTCGCCCAGGATCTGCCGCCCGGCGCGGTCGACCAGCTGCGCGAGTTCGTGAAGACCATGAGGAAGAACCTGCCGGAGTACGACGCGCTCGCCACCGGCAATCCCATCTTCAAGGCCCGGATGCAGGACGTCGGCCATCTCGACCTCACCGGCTGTATGGCTCTCGGCGCCACCGGGCCGATCCTGCGCGCCGCCGGGCTCGCCCACGATCTGCGCAAGACCGACCCGTACTGCGGCTACGAGACCTACGAGTTCGATGTTCCGACCGCCGACACCTGCGACTCGTACGGCCGCTTCCTCATCCGGCTCGAAGAGATGCGCCAGTCGCTGCGGATCATCGAGCAGTGCATCGACCGGCTCGCCCCCGGCCCGGTCATGGTCGCCGACAAGAAGATCGCCTGGCCCGCGCAGCTCGCCCTCGGCCCCGATGGTCTCGGCAACTCCCTCGACCACATCAAGAACATCATGGGGACCTCCATGGAGGCCCTGATCCACCATTTCAAGCTGGTCACCGAGGGCTTCCGGGTGCCGCCCGGCCAGGCCTACGCGGCGGTGGAGTCCCCCAAGGGCGAACTCGGCGCGCATGTCGTCTCCGACGGCGGCACCCGCCCCTACCGGGTCCACTTCCGCGACCCGTCCTTCACCAACCTTCAGTCCATGGCGGCGATGTGCGAGGGCGGCCAGGTCGCCGATGTCATCGTCGCCGTCGCGTCCATCGACCCCGTGATGGGAGGCGTCGACCGATGA
- a CDS encoding NuoB/complex I 20 kDa subunit family protein → MGLEEKLPSGFLLTTVEQAAGWVRKASVFPATFGLACCAIEMMTTGAGRYDLARFGMEVFRGSPRQADLMIVAGRVSQKMAPVLRQVYDQMPNPKWVISMGVCASSGGMFNNYAIVQGVDHIVPVDIYLPGCPPRPEMLIDAILKLHQKIQTSKLGVNAEEAAREAEEAALKAVPTIEMKGLLR, encoded by the coding sequence ATGGGACTCGAAGAGAAGCTGCCGAGCGGCTTTCTGCTGACGACCGTCGAACAGGCCGCGGGCTGGGTGCGCAAGGCATCCGTCTTCCCGGCCACGTTCGGACTGGCCTGCTGCGCCATCGAGATGATGACCACCGGCGCCGGCCGCTACGACCTCGCCCGCTTCGGCATGGAGGTCTTCCGCGGCTCGCCCCGCCAGGCCGATCTGATGATCGTCGCGGGCCGGGTGAGCCAGAAGATGGCACCCGTCCTGCGCCAGGTCTACGACCAGATGCCCAACCCCAAGTGGGTCATCTCCATGGGTGTCTGTGCCTCGTCGGGCGGGATGTTCAACAACTACGCCATCGTGCAGGGCGTCGACCACATCGTCCCCGTCGACATCTATCTGCCCGGCTGCCCGCCGCGGCCCGAGATGCTGATCGACGCGATCCTCAAGCTCCACCAGAAGATCCAGACCTCCAAGCTCGGGGTCAACGCGGAGGAAGCGGCCCGCGAAGCGGAGGAAGCGGCGCTCAAGGCTGTGCCGACGATCGAAATGAAGGGTCTTCTCCGGTGA
- a CDS encoding geranylgeranyl reductase family protein: protein MTEPLTEHSADVIVVGAGPAGATTAYYLAKAGLDVLLLEKTAFPREKVCGDGLTPRATKQLVAMGIDISEEAGWLRNKGLRIIGGGVRLQLDWPELASYPDYGLVRKRDDFDEQLARQAQKAGARLYERCNVGAPIVDERTRRITGVHAKLGEEKRPVTFHAPLVVAADGNSSRLSLAMGLHRREDRPMGVAVRTYFTSPRHDDDYLESWLELWDRRGPGEDRLLPGYGWIFGMGDGTSNVGLGVLNTSDSFKELDWREVLKAWCGSMPEEWGYTEENMTGPIRGAALPMAFNRQPHYTRGLLLVGDAGGLVNPFNGEGIAYAMESGQIAADVIVQATARATPAQRELALHRYPKILKDTYGGYYTLGRAFVKLIGNPTIMKLAAQRGLTHPMLMRFTLKMLANLTDPTGGDAMDRIINGLSKVAPKA, encoded by the coding sequence GTGACCGAGCCCCTCACCGAACACTCCGCGGATGTGATTGTCGTCGGGGCAGGCCCGGCCGGCGCCACGACCGCGTACTACCTGGCCAAGGCGGGACTGGACGTCCTGCTGCTGGAGAAGACCGCCTTTCCGCGCGAGAAGGTCTGCGGCGACGGGCTGACCCCCCGGGCCACCAAGCAGCTCGTCGCCATGGGCATCGACATCTCCGAAGAGGCCGGCTGGCTGCGGAACAAGGGCCTGCGGATCATCGGCGGCGGGGTACGGCTCCAGCTGGACTGGCCCGAACTGGCCTCGTACCCGGACTACGGACTCGTCCGCAAGCGCGACGACTTCGACGAGCAGCTCGCCCGGCAGGCGCAGAAGGCCGGCGCCCGGCTCTACGAGCGCTGCAACGTCGGCGCGCCGATCGTCGACGAGCGGACCCGCCGGATCACCGGCGTCCACGCCAAGCTCGGCGAGGAGAAGCGCCCGGTCACCTTCCACGCCCCGCTCGTCGTCGCCGCCGACGGCAACTCCTCCCGGCTGTCGCTGGCGATGGGCCTGCACCGCCGCGAGGACCGCCCGATGGGCGTCGCCGTGCGGACCTACTTCACCTCCCCGCGCCACGACGACGACTATCTGGAGTCCTGGCTGGAGCTGTGGGACCGGCGCGGCCCGGGCGAGGACCGGCTGCTGCCCGGCTACGGGTGGATCTTCGGCATGGGCGACGGCACCTCCAACGTCGGCCTCGGCGTCCTCAACACCTCCGACTCCTTCAAGGAGCTGGACTGGCGCGAGGTCCTGAAGGCCTGGTGCGGTTCGATGCCCGAGGAGTGGGGCTACACCGAGGAGAACATGACGGGCCCGATCCGCGGCGCCGCCCTCCCGATGGCCTTCAACCGCCAGCCGCACTACACCCGCGGACTGCTGCTCGTCGGCGACGCGGGCGGACTGGTCAACCCGTTCAACGGCGAGGGCATCGCCTACGCCATGGAGTCCGGGCAGATCGCCGCCGATGTGATCGTCCAGGCGACCGCCCGCGCCACGCCCGCCCAGCGCGAACTGGCCCTGCACCGCTACCCCAAGATCCTCAAGGACACCTACGGCGGCTACTACACGCTGGGCCGGGCGTTCGTGAAGCTGATCGGCAACCCCACGATCATGAAGCTGGCGGCCCAGCGCGGACTCACCCACCCCATGCTGATGCGCTTCACACTGAAGATGCTGGCGAACCTCACGGACCCGACCGGCGGAGACGCCATGGACCGGATCATCAACGGCCTGTCGAAGGTGGCCCCGAAGGCCTGA
- a CDS encoding NAD(P)-dependent oxidoreductase encodes MPAHPAPTPVTVVGLGSMGSALAAAFTTAGHPTTVWNRSPAKAGPLVEQGAVYEPDIAAAVAASPLVVACLSTYDATRSALAPAESALRGRTLATLNSGSPDGARSMAEWARSRGARFLDGAVKNVPQAVGAPDTQLVYAGDRAVFDRYEPVLRVLGADTVHLGTEPDLAALYESAVGATLLPALLGFFHGAALITGRGRTAASMVPYSVKWLEMIASILPAVAEEIDSGDYSRPFSSIGVFRDGMDDEIATAKAAGLESAWLDALYDVVRRAVAEGREGQSVSALTEVLRRPEV; translated from the coding sequence ATGCCCGCGCACCCCGCCCCCACCCCCGTGACCGTCGTCGGCCTCGGCTCCATGGGCAGCGCCCTCGCCGCCGCCTTCACCACCGCCGGACACCCCACCACCGTCTGGAACCGCAGCCCCGCCAAGGCCGGTCCGCTCGTCGAACAGGGCGCGGTGTACGAGCCCGATATCGCCGCCGCGGTCGCCGCGAGCCCCCTGGTCGTCGCCTGCCTCTCCACCTACGACGCGACGCGCTCGGCCCTCGCCCCCGCCGAGAGCGCGCTCCGCGGCCGGACCCTCGCCACCCTCAACAGCGGCTCCCCCGACGGGGCGCGGTCGATGGCGGAGTGGGCGCGGTCACGGGGCGCCCGGTTCCTCGACGGCGCCGTGAAGAACGTCCCGCAGGCGGTCGGCGCCCCGGACACCCAGCTGGTGTACGCGGGCGACCGCGCGGTCTTCGACCGGTACGAGCCCGTGCTGCGGGTCCTCGGCGCTGACACGGTGCATCTCGGTACGGAGCCCGATCTCGCCGCCCTCTACGAGTCGGCCGTCGGCGCCACCCTTCTCCCGGCCCTCCTGGGCTTCTTCCACGGCGCGGCCCTGATCACCGGCCGCGGCCGGACGGCCGCCTCGATGGTCCCGTACAGCGTCAAGTGGCTGGAAATGATTGCGTCGATCCTGCCGGCCGTCGCCGAGGAGATCGACAGCGGCGACTACTCCCGCCCGTTCTCGTCGATCGGCGTCTTCCGCGACGGCATGGACGACGAAATCGCGACGGCGAAGGCGGCCGGGCTGGAAAGCGCCTGGCTGGACGCCCTGTACGACGTGGTGCGGCGGGCCGTCGCCGAAGGCCGCGAGGGTCAGAGTGTCTCCGCCCTGACCGAGGTGCTGCGCCGGCCCGAGGTATGA
- a CDS encoding NADH-quinone oxidoreductase subunit C has product MSDQPNPEKELSEQNLPGQRGEHGEEIRVQRGMFGANNGGDTSGYGGLIRSVRLPGPASRPYGGYFDEVADELEGALEEQGIVPENAIEKTVVDRDELTFHIAREHLLAVARTLRDDPALRFELCTGVSGVHYPDDKGRELHAVYHLRSLTHGRLIRVEVSAPDADPHVPSLVAVYPTNDWHERETYDFFGLIFDGHPALARIMMPDDWQGYPQRKDYPLGGIAVEYKGAQIPAPDQRRSYS; this is encoded by the coding sequence GTGAGTGATCAGCCCAATCCCGAGAAGGAACTGAGCGAGCAGAACCTTCCCGGACAGCGTGGTGAGCACGGCGAGGAGATCCGCGTCCAGCGCGGCATGTTCGGCGCCAACAACGGTGGCGACACCTCCGGGTACGGCGGTCTGATCCGGTCCGTACGGCTGCCGGGGCCGGCCTCCCGCCCCTACGGCGGCTACTTCGACGAGGTCGCCGATGAACTCGAAGGCGCCCTCGAGGAGCAGGGCATCGTCCCCGAGAACGCCATCGAGAAGACCGTGGTCGACCGGGACGAGCTGACCTTCCACATCGCCCGGGAGCATCTGCTCGCCGTCGCCCGCACCCTGCGCGACGATCCCGCCCTGCGGTTCGAGCTGTGCACCGGGGTGAGCGGAGTGCACTACCCGGACGACAAGGGGCGGGAGCTGCACGCCGTCTACCATCTCCGGTCGCTCACCCACGGGCGGCTGATCCGGGTGGAGGTGTCCGCGCCGGACGCCGATCCGCATGTCCCGTCCCTGGTCGCCGTCTATCCGACGAACGACTGGCACGAGCGCGAGACCTACGACTTCTTCGGGCTGATCTTCGACGGTCATCCCGCTCTCGCCCGGATCATGATGCCGGACGACTGGCAGGGCTACCCGCAGCGCAAGGACTATCCGCTCGGCGGTATCGCCGTCGAGTACAAGGGCGCCCAGATCCCGGCTCCTGACCAGCGGAGGTCGTACTCGTGA
- a CDS encoding GNAT family N-acetyltransferase, with protein MSTLLPAVRLRVPTDEDAVAWHRIFADPEVMRFHGGRAAELSYYEELTARQRRHDAERGFCLWTILDEDGAAIGFTGAQPWPEQSFGPYGEIEIGWRLARGAWGRGYATAAARTTLERVRAAGVADVVALVDHRNERSIAVTRRLGMRQAERYAVPDTDRWGHAFRLELGALGADTAA; from the coding sequence ATGAGCACCCTCCTTCCCGCCGTCCGCCTGCGCGTCCCGACCGACGAGGACGCCGTGGCGTGGCACCGGATCTTCGCCGACCCCGAGGTCATGAGGTTCCACGGCGGCCGGGCGGCCGAGTTGTCGTACTACGAGGAGCTGACGGCACGCCAGCGGCGGCACGACGCCGAACGGGGCTTCTGTCTGTGGACGATCCTTGACGAGGACGGTGCGGCGATCGGCTTCACGGGCGCCCAGCCGTGGCCCGAGCAGAGCTTCGGCCCGTACGGCGAGATCGAGATCGGCTGGCGGCTGGCGCGCGGTGCCTGGGGCCGGGGCTATGCGACGGCGGCCGCGCGCACCACGCTGGAGCGGGTCCGGGCGGCGGGCGTCGCGGACGTCGTGGCCCTGGTCGACCACCGCAACGAGCGGTCGATAGCGGTGACCCGCAGACTGGGCATGCGGCAGGCGGAGCGGTACGCCGTCCCGGACACCGACCGCTGGGGCCATGCCTTCCGGCTCGAACTCGGCGCCCTGGGAGCGGACACGGCGGCCTGA
- a CDS encoding SDR family NAD(P)-dependent oxidoreductase, with translation MNPAPSLPEPEPEPEPEAEAEPESASELPAGSVPVAPGVAGYLTGLFSLDGRTALVTGGSSGIGRAIAEALARAGARVVIVARREAELAATATALTAAGCRAGWVSADLGDREAVRQAAEEAAAVFGEPDILVNAAGINLRPPMGELTDEEWDTTLAVNLAAPFLLGRRFGPGMAERGHGRIIHISSQQAHRAFVQSGAYGVSKGGLESLARSQAEAWSPYGVTVNTLVPGFVLTPLNARLADDPEQVARLAARTMTGRNGLAEDFAGAAVFLASGASAYLTGQSVFVDGGLSVH, from the coding sequence ATGAACCCCGCCCCCTCCTTGCCCGAACCCGAACCCGAACCCGAACCCGAAGCCGAAGCCGAACCCGAGTCCGCGTCCGAACTCCCTGCCGGTTCCGTGCCGGTGGCGCCGGGTGTGGCGGGCTATCTCACCGGGCTGTTCTCCCTCGACGGCCGCACCGCGCTGGTCACCGGCGGCAGTTCCGGGATCGGTCGCGCGATCGCGGAGGCGCTCGCCCGGGCCGGGGCGAGGGTCGTGATCGTGGCGCGGCGCGAGGCCGAACTGGCCGCGACCGCCACGGCGCTGACCGCGGCGGGCTGCCGGGCCGGCTGGGTGAGCGCCGACCTCGGCGACCGGGAGGCCGTACGGCAGGCGGCGGAGGAGGCCGCAGCCGTCTTCGGGGAACCGGACATCCTGGTCAACGCGGCGGGAATCAATCTCCGTCCGCCGATGGGCGAGCTCACCGACGAGGAGTGGGACACCACCCTGGCGGTCAATCTGGCCGCCCCCTTCCTCCTCGGCCGGCGCTTCGGGCCGGGGATGGCCGAGCGCGGCCACGGCCGGATCATCCACATCAGCTCCCAGCAGGCCCACCGCGCCTTTGTGCAGAGCGGCGCCTACGGGGTCTCCAAGGGCGGGCTGGAATCGCTGGCCCGTTCCCAGGCGGAGGCGTGGTCCCCGTACGGCGTCACGGTCAACACCCTGGTGCCGGGCTTCGTCCTGACCCCGCTGAACGCACGCCTCGCCGACGACCCGGAACAGGTCGCCCGGCTCGCCGCCCGCACGATGACCGGACGCAACGGACTCGCGGAGGACTTCGCGGGGGCCGCCGTCTTTCTGGCGAGCGGCGCGTCCGCCTATCTCACCGGGCAGTCGGTCTTCGTGGACGGCGGGCTGTCGGTCCACTGA
- a CDS encoding NADH-quinone oxidoreductase subunit A produces MNAYVPILVLGALGAGFAIFSVVMATLIGPKRYNRAKLEAYECGIEPTPTPAGGGRFPIKYYLTAMLFIIFDIEIVFLYPWAVSFDALGLFGLVEMLLFVLTVFVAYAYVWRRGGLEWD; encoded by the coding sequence GTGAATGCCTACGTGCCCATCCTTGTACTCGGCGCCCTCGGGGCAGGGTTTGCGATCTTCTCCGTGGTCATGGCCACGCTGATCGGCCCCAAGCGCTACAACAGGGCGAAGCTCGAAGCCTATGAGTGCGGCATCGAGCCCACCCCCACACCGGCGGGCGGCGGCCGCTTTCCGATCAAGTACTACCTGACGGCGATGCTCTTCATCATCTTCGACATCGAGATCGTCTTCCTCTATCCCTGGGCCGTCAGCTTCGACGCCCTCGGTCTGTTCGGTCTCGTCGAGATGCTGCTCTTCGTGCTCACCGTCTTCGTCGCCTACGCCTATGTCTGGCGTCGCGGCGGCCTGGAATGGGACTAA